A genomic region of Oryza glaberrima chromosome 1, OglaRS2, whole genome shotgun sequence contains the following coding sequences:
- the LOC127760405 gene encoding probable indole-3-pyruvate monooxygenase YUCCA10 — translation MAAVEQEQEEEVIIVGAGPSGLAAAACLSVRGVTGCLVLERDDCVASLWRHRTYDRVRLHLAKRYCALPHAPHGEASPTYLPRDDFLRYLDAYASRFGVRARLRREVRSARYDAARARWLVDAVDLATGRAERYAARHLVAAAGENDERVVPEVPGMETFPGKVVHAADYRSAEGFKGKSVLVVGGGNSGMEIAYDLAVGGAATSIVIRSELHLVSKEIWNLAMTLYRYLPVWVIDKVVLLMCAAVFGDTARYGLRRPAVGPFTMKATTTMYPVVDVGTFAKIRSGEIRVLPAAIKGVRGRDVEFADGQRHDFDAVVFATGYRSTTKHWLKSDDGLIGDDGMAGRSYPNHWKGENGLYCAGMVRRGIYGSGEDAELIADDISKQLRSSSKPTHNNGSA, via the exons atggcggcggtggagcaggagcaggaggaggaggtgatcaTCGTCGGGGCGGGGCCGTcggggctcgcggcggcggcgtgcctgTCGGTGCGCGGCGTGACGGGCTGCCTCGTCCTGGAGCGCGACGACTGCGTGGCGTCGCTGTGGCGCCACCGCACCTACGACCGcgtccgcctccacctcgccaAGCGCTACTGCGCGCTCCCGCACGCGCCGCACGGCGAGGCGTCGCCGACCTACCTCCCCCGCGACGACTTCCTCCGCTACCTCGACGCCTACGCCTCCCGCTTCGGCGtccgcgcccgcctccgccgcgaggTCCGCTCGGCGCGCTacgacgccgcccgcgcccggtggctcgtcgacgccgtcgacctcgccacGGGACGCGCGGAGCGGTACGCGGCGAGGcacctggtcgccgccgcgggcgagaACGACGAGAGGGTGGTGCCCGAGGTGCCCGGGATGGAGACGTTCCCCGGGAAGGTGGTGCACGCCGCCGACTACCGGAGCGCGGAGGGGTTCAAGGGGAAGTCcgtgctcgtcgtcggcggcggcaactccGGCATGGAGATCGCCTacgacctcgccgtcggcggcgccgccacctccatcgtCATCCGCAGCGAG CTGCACCTGGTGAGCAAGGAGATATGGAACTTGGCGATGACGCTGTACAGGTACCTGCCGGTGTGGGTGATCGACAAGGTGGTGCTGCTCATGTGCGCCGCCGTGTTCGGCGACACCGCCCGCTACGGcctccggcggccggccgtcggGCCCTTCACCATGAAGGCCACCACCACGATGTACCCGGTCGTGGACGTCGGCACCTTCGCCAAGATCAGGTCCGGCGAGATCCGCGTCCTCCCGGCCGCCATCAAGGGCGTCCGCGGCCGCGACGTCGAGTTCGCCGACGGCCAGCGCCACGACTTCGACGCCGTCGTCTTCGCCACCGGCTACCGGAGCACCACCAAGCACTGGCTCAAG agCGATGATGGGCTGATCGGCGACGACGGGATGGCGGGGCGGAGCTACCCGAATCACTGGAAGGGGGAGAACGGGCTGTACTGCGCCGGGATGGTGAGGAGGGGAATctacggcagcggcgaggacgCGGAGCTCATCGCCGACGACATCAGCAAGCAACTCCGGAGCAGCAGCAAGCCTACCCACAACAATGGCTCGGCCtag
- the LOC127760390 gene encoding probable indole-3-pyruvate monooxygenase YUCCA10, with protein sequence MAVAAKGEEMTPEHEEEVIIVGAGQSGLAAAACLSVRGVASCLVLERDDCVASLWRHRAYDRLRLHLPKRHCALPRAPHAAAAPDYLPRDDFAAYLDAYASRFGVRTRLRREVRSARHDAARARWLVDAVDLATGKAERYAARHLVAAAGENDERVVPEVPGMDTFPGKVVHSADYRSAGAFKGRSVLVVGCGNSGFEIAYDLAAGGAAAVSIAVRGEVHLVSREVWSVGMALQRYLPTWAVDKVVLLMCAVVFGGDTARYGLRRPAVGPFAMKMTTPAYPVFDVGTFAKIRSGEIRVVPAGIKSVRGGDVEFADGRRHAFDAIVFATGYRSTTKQWLKSDDGLIGDDGMAGRSYPNHWKGENGLYCAGMVRRGIYGSGEDAELIADDISKQMKRRSSEPVHNGHISNGSP encoded by the exons atggcagtggcggcgaagggtGAGGAGATGACACCGGAgcacgaggaggaggtgatcaTCGTGGGCGCCGGGCAGTCCGggctggccgcggcggcgtgcctGTCGGTGCGCGGCGTGGCGAGCTGCCTCGTCCTGGAGCGCGACGACTGCGTGGCGTCGCTGTGGCGCCACCGCGCCTacgaccgcctccgcctccacctccccaaGCGCCACTGCgcgctgccgcgcgcgccgcacgccgccgccgcgcccgactACCTCCCCCGCGACGACTTCGCCGCCTACCTCGACGCCTACGCCTCCCGCTTCGGCGTCCgcacccgcctccgccgcgaggTCCGCTCGgcgcgccacgacgccgcccgcgccaggtggctcgtcgacgccgtcgacctcgccacGGGGAAGGCGGAGCGGTACGCGGCGAggcacctcgtcgccgccgcgggcgagaACGACGAGAGGGTGGTGCCCGAGGTGCCCGGCATGGACACGTTCCCCGGCAAGGTCGTCCACTCCGCTGACTACCGCTCGGCCGGCGCGTTCAAGGGGAGGTCCGTGCTCGTCGTCGGCTGCGGCAACTCCGGCTTTGAGATCGCctacgacctcgccgccggcggcgcagccgcCGTCTCCATCGCCGTGCGCGGCGAGGTGCACCTGGTGAGCCGGGAGGTCTGGAGCGTGGGGATGGCGCTGCAGAGGTACCTGCCGACGTGGGCGGTGGACAAGGTTGTGCTGCTCATGTGCGCCGTCGTGTTCGGCGGCGACACCGCGCGGTACGggctccggcggccggccgtcggGCCGTTCGCCATGAAGATGACCACGCCGGCGTACCCGGTGTTCGACGTCGGCACCTTCGCCAAGATCAGGTCCGGGGAGATCCGCGTCGTGCCGGCCGGCATCAAGAgcgtccgcggcggcgacgtcgagtTCGCCGACGGCCGGCGCCACGCCTTCGACGCCATCGTCTTCGCCACCGGTTACCGGAGCACCACCAAGCAGTGGCtcaag AGCGATGACGGGCTGATCGGAGACGACGGGATGGCGGGGCGGAGCTACCCGAATCACTGGAAGGGGGAGAACGGGCTGTACTGCGCCGGGATGGTGAGGAGGGGAATCTACGGCAGTGGCGAGGACGCGGAGCTCATCGCCGACGACATCAGCAAGCAGATGAAGCGCCGGAGCAGCGAGCCCGTCCACAATGGCCACATCAGCAACGGATCCCCCTAA